From the Plectropomus leopardus isolate mb chromosome 18, YSFRI_Pleo_2.0, whole genome shotgun sequence genome, one window contains:
- the LOC121957872 gene encoding cilia- and flagella-associated protein 69-like, with product MDSGKVLHRRKPDFPLIRPRATDKNQHQEVGVKSIELSKVIRLLEDPLTANLKDRHLFVLKKLLKRSQIGFLLKELSVIAKILNICAEKTADHPEFVPILCEALQICRLPFLKEKTSDELNYAQDVIEFLSHMGCLMRVSDAEVRQHIVETVKSLYSCVAPKKMLDGLQPTSPGYRLQLLERSDLAQTLLLSMAALENQPAIRLQLLQTLQILSSSSDMNCEWILKACGAETICLHMNEPDPTGQVLFRSSEILWNLLERGSKEVTAQLSSMECVISLKDAFCHQLMNGVRLSDLQLRNDLLVITSLIAENPNSLLIESLFARQLVAVVTFPELKSHHPLVRNLKLSYNQEDLKMKKLLLNLLVLMSKDSAALQLYKEERVMIALLILVRPPVASSERRSASRQWSPVQQEELQLQALATLSTIAPLLLDDYMACQGNACLLLLLDWCIAHDAFFGQGLSSEGRGSTKTQMRHCIRVLRSVTSLGEESVNQDLCDQGTINQLLGVLMQMEASPDEDDDVTLEIKSDIQLILSALCESDMHRKELFGSEGVEMAVHFLKKGSSSFYSGLGHNKLVLSTVDCVWSCIVGCYTTEDYFLAKGGASLLLDLLTSSPRCAHCNVLATLLELCDNPNTLSHILSWRDISGQTAPRFLLQLWRDEEEELKVIRDKHGGITDPQRPILSHHQQEDTQLSFPANKPSAAVLELSENLRSKIYSIFCKLGFQDLPGLSRKHYVTLSIVRRYLDFKVGEVWEEIIRELSLDGVRPITPDEEVLSTIHKIAEDTARRVAAEQNSILEQQEKEDIAEEELMYTEIKSHWKQRELTAKSWDNYVARTSNYEILKEIKAQREKYTESSKSKHEDAAVHPTQHFIGQVMSIERTGVPSPAGVKVTLARAPIKVTGQEEVGTTAQDPEYFSTVSLKD from the exons ATGGATTCAGGTAAAGTTTTGCACAGAAGAAAACCGGACTTTCCTTTAATAAGACCGAGAGCAACGGACAAGAACCAGCATCAGGAG GTCGGTGTTAAAAGTATTGAACTCAGTAAGGTGATTCGTCTTCTTGAAGATCCTTTGACA gctaACTTAAAGGACAGGCACCTTTTTGTCCTGAAGAAACTCCTGAAGAGAAGCCAGATTGGTTTT CTTTTGAAGGAGCTGTCAGTCATTGCCAAAATACTCAACATCTGTGCTGAGAAAACAGCGGATCATCCTGAATTTGTGCCCATTTTGTGTGAGGCGCTGCAAATTTGTAG GCTTCCCTTCCTCAAGGAGAAAACATCTGATGAGCTGAACTACGCTCAGGACGTCATAGAGTTCCTCTCTCACATGG GCTGTCTGATGAGGGTGTCAGATGCTGAAGTGAGACAGCACATAGTTGAGACTGTGAAATCGCTCTACAGCTGTGTGGCTCCTAAAAAGATGCTTGATG GGCTCCAGCCCACCTCTCCAGGCTACAGACTTCAGCTGCTTGAGCGCAGTGACCTGGCTCAGACGTTGCTCCTCTCCATGGCCGCTCTGGAGAACCAGCCTGCCATCaggctgcagctcctgcagacaCTTCAGATCCTCTCCAGCTCCTCAG aTATGAACTGTGAGTGGATTCTGAAAGCATGTGGAGCAGAGACAATCTGTCTCCACATGAACGAGCCCGACCCGACTGGTCAAGTCCTGTTTCGCTCCTCTGAAATCCTCTGGAACCTGCTGGAGAGAGGCAGCAAGGAGGTCACTGCCCAGCTCAGCAGCATGGAGTGTGTCAT atCTCTGAAAGACGCGTTTTGTCACCAGCTGATGAACGGTGTGCGACTTTCTGACCTCCAGCTCAGAAATGATCTGCTTGTGATCACAAGTCTCATCGCTGAAAATCCTAACTCGCTTCTTATT GAGAGTTTATTTGCCAGACAGCTCGTAGCTGTCGTCACATTTCCAGAGT TGAAAAGCCACCACCCTTTGGTCCGCAACCTCAAGCTCTCCTACAATCAGGAAGATTTGAAAATGAAGAAGCTGCTGTTGAATCTGTTGGTTTTAATGTCGAAGGACTCGGCTGCTCTGCAG CTGTATAAAGAGGAAAGAGTTATGATTGCTCTACTGATTCTCGTGAGGCCGCCTGTTGCCTCATCTGAGCGGCGGTCAGCTTCTCGTCAGTGGTCCCCCGTCCAGCAGGAGGAACTCCAGCTGCAGGCGCTGGCCACCCTGTCCACCATCGCTCCACTCCTGTTGGACGACTACATGGCCTGTCAGGGAAACGcgtgtctgctgctgctgctggactggTGCATTGCACATG ATGCTTTCTTCGGTCAGGGTCTCAGCTCAGAAGGAAGAGGCAGCACGAAGACTCAGATGCGTCATTGTATCCGAGTGCTGAGATCTGTGACGTCTTTGGGTGAAGAATCAGTCAACCAGGATCTTTGTGATCAAGGAACCATCAACCAGCTTCTGG GGGTTTTGATGCAGATGGAAGCGAGTCCTGATGAGGACGATGACGTCACCCTGGAGATAAAGTCCGATATTCAGCTGATACTTTCAGCGCTGTGTGAGAGCGACATGCACAGAAAG GAGCTGTTTGGATCAGAGGGAGTCGAGATGGCAGTTCACTTCCTGAAGAAAGGCTCCAGCAGTTTCTACAGCGGTCTGGGACACAACAAGCTCGTCCTCTCCACAGTGGACTGCGTGTG GTCCTGTATTGTGGGCTGCTACACCACAGAAGATTACTTCTTGGCTAAAGGTGGAGCGTCTCTTCTGTTGGACTTACTCACA TCAAGCCCCAGATGTGCACACTGTAACGTCCTCGCCACTCTGCTGGAGTTGTGTGACAACCCCAACACTCTGTCTCACATCCTGAGCTGGAGGGACATCAGCGGTCAGACAGCTCCCAGgttcctgctgcagctgtggagagacgaggaggaggaacTGAAAGTCATTAGAGACAAACATGGAGGAATCACAG ACCCTCAGAGGCCGATCCTCAGTCATCACCAGCAGGAGGACACCCAGCTGTCATTTCCTGCCAACAAACCGAGCGCAGCAGTGCTGGAGCTTTCAGAAAATCTGCGCTCAAAGATTTACTCCATCTTCTGCAAACTTG GTTTTCAAGACCTTCCTGGATTGTCAAGAAAACATTATGTGACCTTGAGCATCGTCAGGAGATATCTGGATTTCAag GTCGGGGAGGTGTGGGAAGAGATCATCAGGGAGCTGAGTTTGGACGGCGTGAGGCCGATAACCCCCGACGAGGAGGTTCTGAGTACGATCCATAAGATTGCAGAGGACACAGCGAGGAGGGTCGCAGCAGAACAaaacagcatcctggaacagcaggagaaggaggacaTCGCTGAGGAGGAGCTCATGTACACTGAG ATTAAGTCTCACTGGAAGCAGCGGGAGCTCACAGCCAAGTCATGGGACAATTATGTCGCCAGGACTTCAAACTATGAGATCCTGAAG gaaataaaagcacagaGGGAGAAATATACTGAATCATCCAAATCAAAGCATGAGGATGCTGCAGTTCATCCCACACAG CATTTCATCGGGCAGGTGATGTCTATAGAGAGAACAGGTGTTCCGAGTCCCGCAGGAGTAAAAGTGACGCTGGCCAGAGCTCCCATCAAGGTTACAGGTCAGGAGGAAGTGGGAACCACAGCACAGGACCCAGAATACTTCAGCACCGTATCTTTAAAAGACTGA